The sequence GACAAGAGTTGCTtcataaaatatttgttaaaaaaaaaaaaaaaatcagtttaactataattaatattttggTTGACTTCTTACCTTCCATGAGTACTTTGAAGATGTCTTTCAGAATTGTGGATGTTGTAGCGAGAATaagtatggaaaataaaaaagtacaaacaGGATCCGCCATTTTCCATTCAGGCTGGAAGGAGAGTtgagtatattattattattattattattattattattattattattattattattattattattattattattattagttttttttataaacaacatTTAAACCTGGACAAagttacactcttaaaaatgaatgtaattaattTGGTCAGAATAGAAAATCCATGTTTGTGAATGAGATGTGTTAGTGTAAGGAACTTTAAACTTACAAAATATATAAGTTTTAAAAGTGCCAGTTCATTATAACAAACTAACCCAAAAGTAGATGATTGTGGCAGCTAGCGCAACACCCAGGCTCTGCAGCAAATCTCCCACCACATGGATGAAAGCAGCCCTCACGCTGGTGTTACTGTGACCATGGCTGTGACCATGATGTGCTGGAGACTGATGGAGAATTAGGGCCATTCtggtacaaaaaataaaaaaatatagatccatttatacatataaataccaaacactagcatttattttttctacatttaggTACAGTGCATTATAGCATTAACATACCAAAAAAATCTAACACTCACAAGATGTTAACTATGACAGCACAACCCGAGGTGATGAGCATGGCACCGCTGTGAATCTCGTAGTCATTTTGGAGGATCCTCTGAATGGCAATGAATACCAGCACAGCAGTCACAGCCCAAATGGACAGCACAGACAAAAGACCGCCCAGAACCTCTGCACAAAATAAACTGACAGCTGTATACAAGCATAACATTatcaccacctccttgtttctacacctattatttatttatctttcagCTCCACTAATTATATACGACACTTTGTAATACTATGTATTGTAATTACAGACTGATGTCCTTCTATTACCCTTTTTTActttgttctttaatggtcaggaccccacaggaccaccacagagcaggttttATTTGAGTGGTGGGTGAATCatcctcagcactgcagtgacactgacttggtactgtgttagtgtgtgttgtagtgGAGAGATCAGACACAGCTGTCCTGCTGgagatgcggggaggggaactgtgttGCTTGGGGTAccgttcagaacagcttgagacggttctcaagccaggtcccccccgcagctaggtgagtaatgaagatgagtgatAAAGActagggtggtgatggggtggaggcgggtgcgagttcgaaagtcacgtaggtgagcacctgggaggtatatatatatatatatatatatatatatatatatatatatatatatatatatatatatatatatatatatatatataggaccagggggaggagctcgggaaattgaggcgtggtttatatcccaaaattttgttaattcttaacaacacttatcATCAAACTAGCTAGACTCAGATTTAAATATCCAAATGTTGTCCAATGACAAACGTGTATGTCCATTTTGTctattttaatttactacattattttaacCCAagctgcattacattacattacattagcatAAAGTTTTCTTTCTCATGTAAAGTTCCTGTGTTCAGGttatacatgtttttctttagaTAGTGATGCTATAAATGTAAACCACTACTTCAATAGGACACAGCACACATAAATACCCACAGATCTGAGCACAGAACAATTGCGATAAGCAAAATAAATTGGTTTGTAAATATCAGCTGATAGTAACCTGATCGATGCCACCCATATGTCATGGTTTTGGAAGCAGGTCTTGAGGAGATCCACAGGGAGAAGAGGCTGATCAGGATGCTGCCAAAGTCGGTGAGAAGATGAGCAGCATCAGTCATTACAGCAAGACTGTGGGCAG is a genomic window of Astyanax mexicanus isolate ESR-SI-001 chromosome 14, AstMex3_surface, whole genome shotgun sequence containing:
- the LOC103045971 gene encoding zinc transporter 2-like; translation: MVNLEKLCLTRQENNPYSPVQSLPDDLKDDYLCTEFEEGCGTRAAAFHCHNSRAAWAQNEEKSGAWRKLLITSILCLVFMIGEVIGGYAAHSLAVMTDAAHLLTDFGSILISLFSLWISSRPASKTMTYGWHRSEVLGGLLSVLSIWAVTAVLVFIAIQRILQNDYEIHSGAMLITSGCAVIVNILMALILHQSPAHHGHSHGHSNTSVRAAFIHVVGDLLQSLGVALAATIIYFWPEWKMADPVCTFLFSILILATTSTILKDIFKVLMEGTPHGIDFDFVKEALLSVRGVKSIHSLHLWALTMSQPQISVHTVIDEQTSPQTVLLDLTEMLQSDFNFHNITIQIETYSNNAAHCRECQDPID